In Bosea sp. (in: a-proteobacteria), one DNA window encodes the following:
- the gcvT gene encoding glycine cleavage system aminomethyltransferase GcvT — protein sequence MAAEATTDTAGAPAPLKTPLHARHVALGARMVPFAGYDMPVQYPSGILAEHNWTREKAGLFDVSHMGQCFLVGPGHEATARALEALIPADIVNLAPGKQRYSQLLNEEGGILDDLMVTRSIEPDEDGALFLVVNAACKEADYAHIEARLPADVKLIRAEHRGLIALQGPGAEAALSALAPEAAAMGFMTARSMKVAGVKANVSRSGYTGEDGYEISAAASRIGEIWDTLLLDAAVKPIGLGARDSLRLEAGLCLYGHDIDASTSPIEAGLNWSIQKRRREEGGFPGAARIQRELAEGVSRIRVGLKPEGRAPAREGTEIATPEGEVIGVVTSGGFGPTLNGPCAMGYVAPAHAAPGTALNLIVRGKPLPAVVAPMPFVPSGYRR from the coding sequence ATGGCTGCCGAGGCCACCACCGACACCGCCGGCGCGCCCGCGCCGCTGAAGACGCCGCTTCACGCCCGCCACGTCGCGCTCGGCGCCCGCATGGTGCCCTTCGCCGGCTACGACATGCCGGTGCAGTACCCGTCGGGTATCCTGGCCGAGCACAACTGGACGCGGGAGAAGGCCGGTCTCTTCGACGTCTCGCATATGGGCCAGTGCTTCCTGGTCGGCCCCGGCCACGAAGCCACGGCGAGAGCCCTCGAGGCGCTGATTCCCGCCGACATCGTCAATCTCGCCCCCGGCAAGCAGCGCTATTCGCAGCTCCTCAACGAGGAGGGCGGCATCCTCGACGATCTGATGGTGACGCGCTCGATCGAGCCCGACGAGGACGGCGCGCTCTTTCTCGTCGTCAACGCCGCCTGCAAGGAGGCCGACTACGCCCATATCGAGGCGCGCCTGCCGGCCGATGTGAAGCTGATCCGCGCCGAGCATCGCGGCCTGATCGCGCTGCAGGGGCCGGGCGCGGAGGCCGCGCTTTCGGCGCTCGCGCCGGAGGCCGCCGCGATGGGCTTCATGACCGCGCGCAGCATGAAGGTCGCCGGCGTCAAGGCCAATGTCAGCCGCTCCGGCTATACCGGCGAGGACGGCTACGAGATTTCCGCCGCCGCCAGCCGGATCGGCGAGATCTGGGACACGCTGCTGCTCGACGCCGCCGTCAAGCCGATCGGGCTCGGTGCCCGTGATTCGCTGCGGCTGGAAGCAGGGCTTTGCCTCTACGGCCACGACATCGACGCCTCGACCTCGCCGATCGAGGCCGGCCTCAACTGGTCGATCCAGAAGCGCCGCCGCGAGGAGGGCGGTTTTCCGGGCGCCGCGCGCATCCAGCGCGAGCTCGCCGAGGGTGTCTCGCGCATCCGCGTCGGCCTGAAGCCCGAGGGCCGGGCGCCGGCCCGCGAGGGCACCGAGATCGCCACGCCCGAGGGCGAGGTGATCGGCGTCGTCACCTCCGGCGGCTTCGGCCCGACGCTGAACGGCCCCTGCGCCATGGGCTATGTCGCCCCGGCCCATGCCGCGCCGGGGACCGCGCTCAATCTCATCGTGCGCGGCAAGCCGCTGCCGGCCGTCGTGGCGCCGATGCCCTTCGTGCCGAGCGGCTACAGGCGCTGA
- the gcvH gene encoding glycine cleavage system protein GcvH, producing MAETRYSKDHEYIRIEGDLGTIGISDYAQSQLGDVVFVELPVVGKALAKGGEAAVVESVKAASEVYAPVSGEVVEVNGELEAAPGTVNEDPAGKGWFLKLRIKDASELDALMSEAEYQNYVKSL from the coding sequence ATGGCCGAGACCCGTTACAGCAAGGACCACGAATATATCCGCATCGAGGGTGACCTCGGCACCATCGGCATCTCCGACTATGCCCAGTCCCAGCTCGGAGACGTCGTCTTCGTCGAGCTGCCGGTGGTGGGCAAGGCGCTGGCCAAGGGCGGCGAGGCCGCCGTGGTCGAGAGCGTCAAGGCCGCGTCCGAGGTCTATGCCCCGGTCTCCGGCGAGGTCGTCGAGGTCAACGGCGAGCTCGAGGCGGCGCCCGGCACCGTCAACGAGGACCCGGCCGGCAAGGGCTGGTTCCTCAAGCTCAGGATCAAGGATGCCTCCGAGCTCGACGCGCTGATGAGCGAGGCCGAGTACCAGAACTACGTCAAGTCGCTCTGA
- the gcvPA gene encoding aminomethyl-transferring glycine dehydrogenase subunit GcvPA, with translation MRYLPLTETDREDMLARIGVSDIDALFSDVPAGKLLKAPLDLPRAKGELEVERILGRMAGKNIAASAVPFFVGAGAYKHHVPATVDHLIQRSEFLTSYTPYQPEIAQGTLQYLFEFQTQVAALTGMEVANASMYDGSTGTGEAVLMAHRVTRRRKAVLSGGLHPHYAAVVETLSEMANDEVVALEADVTGSEDILSQIDDSVSCVVVQSPDVFGNLRDLKPIAEKAHAHGALLIAVFTEVVSLGAVTPPGAQDADIVVGEGQSIGNALNFGGPYVGLFAAKSKYIRQMPGRLCGETVDSAGQRGFVLTLSTREQHIRRDKATSNICTNSGLCVLAFTIHMTLLGQAGLTRLAEVNHANAVKLADLIAGVKGVSVLNESFFNEFTVKLPKPAAAVVEALAGKGVLGGVPVSRLMPDAGLDDLLLVAATEVNSDDDRAAFAKALSEVL, from the coding sequence ATGCGCTATCTTCCGCTCACCGAGACCGATCGCGAGGACATGCTCGCGCGCATCGGCGTCTCCGATATCGATGCGCTGTTCAGCGACGTGCCGGCCGGCAAGCTCCTGAAGGCCCCGCTCGACCTGCCGCGCGCCAAGGGCGAGCTCGAGGTCGAGCGCATCCTCGGGCGCATGGCGGGGAAGAACATCGCCGCCTCCGCCGTGCCCTTCTTCGTCGGCGCCGGCGCTTACAAGCACCATGTCCCGGCGACGGTGGACCATCTGATCCAGCGCTCGGAATTCCTGACGAGCTACACGCCCTACCAGCCCGAGATCGCGCAGGGCACGCTGCAATATCTCTTCGAGTTCCAGACCCAGGTCGCGGCGCTGACCGGCATGGAGGTCGCCAACGCCTCGATGTATGACGGCTCGACCGGCACGGGCGAGGCGGTGCTGATGGCGCACCGCGTCACCCGGCGCCGCAAGGCCGTGCTCTCCGGCGGGCTGCACCCGCACTACGCCGCGGTGGTCGAAACCCTCTCCGAGATGGCGAACGACGAGGTCGTGGCGCTTGAAGCCGACGTCACGGGCAGCGAGGACATCCTCTCGCAGATCGACGACAGCGTCTCCTGCGTCGTCGTGCAGTCGCCCGACGTCTTCGGCAATCTGCGCGACCTGAAGCCGATCGCCGAGAAGGCCCATGCCCATGGCGCGCTGCTGATCGCGGTCTTCACCGAGGTCGTCTCGCTGGGCGCCGTGACGCCGCCGGGCGCGCAGGACGCCGACATCGTCGTCGGAGAAGGCCAGTCGATCGGCAACGCGCTGAATTTCGGCGGCCCCTATGTCGGCCTCTTCGCCGCCAAGTCGAAATATATCCGCCAGATGCCGGGAAGGCTCTGCGGCGAGACGGTCGATTCGGCCGGCCAGCGCGGCTTCGTGCTGACGCTCTCGACGCGCGAGCAGCATATCCGCCGCGACAAGGCGACCTCGAACATCTGCACCAATTCCGGTCTCTGCGTGCTGGCCTTCACCATCCACATGACGCTGCTCGGGCAGGCCGGTCTTACCCGCCTCGCCGAGGTGAACCACGCCAACGCCGTGAAGCTCGCCGACCTCATCGCGGGGGTGAAGGGCGTCTCGGTCCTCAACGAGAGCTTCTTCAACGAGTTCACGGTGAAGCTGCCGAAGCCCGCCGCCGCGGTGGTCGAGGCTTTGGCCGGGAAGGGCGTGCTCGGCGGCGTGCCGGTCTCGCGGCTGATGCCGGATGCCGGGCTCGACGACCTGCTGCTCGTCGCCGCGACCGAAGTGAATAGCGATGACGACCGGGCGGCCTTCGCCAAGGCGCTTTCGGAGGTGCTGTGA
- the gcvPB gene encoding aminomethyl-transferring glycine dehydrogenase subunit GcvPB yields the protein MLNRQGRPTQAGEAVREDRATFTGNKALQQIEPLIFEIGHDEATGVDIDKPAPFRSRLGQHARQGEIGLPGLSEPEAMRHYVRLSQKNYGIDTGLFPLGSCTMKHNARLNEKMARLPGFADVHPLQPLSSVPGALALMLELARYLMTLTGMPAVALSPKAGAHGEACGMMAIKAAIAAKGEGATRNVVLVPESAHGTNPATAALIGFSVKAVPARPDGTVAVADVKALLGPDIAAIMLTNPNTCGIFEPEIVEIAAAMHEAGAYFYCDGANFNAIVGKARPGDLGVDAMHINLHKTFSTPHGGGGPGAGPVVLSQRLAPFAPVPFIHVEADGSPRLVETREEAPAGNKPFGRITAFHGQMGMYVRALAYMLSHGSDGMRQASEDAVLNANYIRAGLSDLMSLPFPDHPSMHEVLFDDDWLKGTGVSTLDFAKAMIDEGYHPMTVYFPLVVHGAMLIEPTESESKATLDLFIATLRDLAMAAKGNDKERFTGAPHHAPIRRLDETRAARQPVLKWEKPAPAEAAE from the coding sequence ATGCTGAACCGTCAGGGACGTCCCACCCAGGCCGGCGAGGCGGTTCGTGAGGACCGCGCCACCTTCACCGGCAACAAGGCCCTCCAGCAGATCGAGCCGCTGATCTTCGAGATCGGCCACGACGAGGCGACCGGGGTCGATATCGACAAGCCCGCCCCGTTCAGGTCGCGGCTGGGCCAGCATGCCCGCCAAGGCGAGATCGGCCTGCCCGGCCTCTCCGAGCCCGAGGCGATGCGCCACTATGTCCGCCTCAGCCAGAAGAACTACGGCATCGACACCGGGCTGTTCCCGCTCGGCTCCTGCACGATGAAGCACAATGCCCGCCTCAACGAGAAGATGGCGCGGCTGCCGGGCTTTGCCGACGTGCACCCGCTCCAGCCGCTCTCGAGCGTGCCCGGCGCGCTCGCGCTGATGCTGGAGCTCGCCCGCTACCTGATGACGCTGACCGGCATGCCGGCCGTGGCGCTTTCCCCCAAGGCCGGCGCCCATGGCGAGGCCTGCGGCATGATGGCGATCAAGGCGGCGATTGCGGCCAAGGGGGAGGGCGCCACCCGCAACGTCGTGCTGGTGCCCGAATCGGCGCACGGCACCAATCCGGCGACCGCCGCCTTGATCGGCTTCTCGGTGAAGGCCGTGCCGGCGAGGCCCGACGGCACCGTCGCGGTCGCGGACGTGAAGGCCCTGCTCGGGCCGGACATCGCCGCGATCATGCTGACCAACCCGAACACCTGCGGCATCTTCGAGCCCGAGATCGTCGAGATCGCCGCGGCGATGCACGAGGCCGGCGCCTATTTCTACTGCGACGGCGCCAATTTCAACGCCATCGTCGGCAAGGCGCGCCCTGGCGACCTCGGCGTCGACGCCATGCACATCAACCTGCACAAGACCTTCTCGACGCCCCATGGCGGCGGCGGTCCGGGCGCCGGCCCGGTCGTGCTGTCGCAGCGGCTCGCGCCCTTCGCGCCCGTGCCCTTCATCCATGTCGAGGCGGATGGCAGCCCGCGTCTGGTCGAGACGCGCGAGGAGGCGCCCGCCGGCAACAAGCCCTTCGGCCGCATCACCGCCTTCCACGGCCAGATGGGCATGTATGTCCGCGCGCTCGCCTATATGCTCAGCCACGGCTCGGACGGCATGCGCCAGGCGTCGGAGGACGCGGTGCTGAATGCCAACTATATCCGCGCCGGCCTCTCCGACCTGATGTCGCTGCCCTTCCCGGACCACCCCTCGATGCACGAGGTGCTGTTCGACGACGACTGGCTCAAGGGCACCGGCGTCTCGACGCTCGATTTCGCCAAGGCGATGATCGACGAGGGCTACCATCCGATGACGGTGTATTTCCCGCTCGTCGTCCATGGCGCCATGCTGATCGAGCCGACCGAGTCGGAATCGAAGGCGACGCTCGACCTCTTCATCGCCACGCTGCGCGACCTCGCCATGGCCGCCAAGGGCAACGACAAGGAGCGCTTCACCGGCGCCCCGCATCACGCCCCGATCCGCCGTCTCGACGAGACCCGCGCCGCGCGCCAGCCCGTGCTGAAATGGGAGAAGCCGGCCCCGGCCGAGGCGGCGGAATAA
- a CDS encoding L,D-transpeptidase family protein, whose amino-acid sequence MSVRSSILAAAAALLLASTALVRANEPSYGPNTYDRTLEALIAHEDIANRGGWPKVPAGATALKPDSQGPDVTALKQRLVAGGDLAPEAVDGDVYDAAVTEAVKRFQRRHGLSDLGTVGRLTLKAMNTPVEARLNQLTATLERLKGNGFNFASRYVVVNIPGASVEAVENGTVRERHLAIVGRPDRPSPVIQANITSVNLNPYWTVPMSIVKADIIPHMRKDPGFIAKSNMKLLGAENKEIDPASVNWSGLTNPYFYVRQEPGPTNSLGQLKIDMPNSDAVYMHDTPKKSLFRNDVRFNSSGCARIEGVRDLAAWLLEGSEWTRSAIEDEIAKGERKNIALKKPVPVAWVYLTGWQGADGQVQFRDDIYGLDTPQGIVTSTIQPRKPKPKAAALPPARPAAAPVTASN is encoded by the coding sequence ATGTCAGTGCGTTCCTCCATCCTTGCTGCTGCGGCCGCTCTCCTCCTGGCCTCGACGGCGCTCGTGCGTGCGAACGAGCCGAGCTACGGCCCGAACACCTATGACCGCACGCTCGAGGCGCTGATCGCCCATGAGGACATCGCCAATCGCGGTGGTTGGCCGAAGGTGCCGGCGGGCGCGACCGCGCTGAAGCCGGATTCGCAAGGGCCGGACGTCACCGCGCTGAAGCAGCGCCTCGTCGCCGGCGGCGATCTCGCGCCCGAGGCGGTGGACGGCGATGTCTATGATGCCGCCGTGACCGAGGCGGTGAAGCGCTTCCAGCGCCGCCACGGCCTGTCGGATCTCGGCACGGTCGGGCGGCTCACCCTGAAGGCGATGAACACGCCGGTCGAGGCACGCCTCAACCAGCTCACCGCCACGCTGGAGCGCCTCAAGGGCAACGGCTTCAACTTCGCCAGCCGCTATGTCGTGGTGAACATCCCCGGCGCCAGCGTCGAGGCGGTCGAGAACGGCACGGTCCGTGAGCGCCATCTCGCCATCGTCGGCCGGCCGGACCGGCCCTCGCCGGTGATCCAGGCCAACATCACCTCGGTCAACCTCAACCCCTACTGGACGGTGCCGATGTCGATCGTGAAGGCCGACATCATCCCGCATATGCGCAAGGATCCAGGCTTCATCGCCAAGTCGAACATGAAGCTGCTGGGCGCCGAGAACAAGGAGATCGACCCGGCGAGCGTCAACTGGTCCGGCCTGACGAACCCCTATTTCTACGTCCGGCAGGAGCCGGGGCCGACCAACTCGCTCGGCCAGCTCAAGATCGACATGCCCAACAGCGATGCGGTCTATATGCACGACACGCCGAAGAAGAGCCTGTTCCGCAACGATGTGCGGTTCAACTCCTCCGGCTGCGCCCGCATCGAGGGCGTGCGCGACCTCGCCGCCTGGCTACTGGAAGGCTCGGAATGGACGCGGTCAGCGATCGAGGACGAGATCGCCAAGGGCGAGCGCAAGAACATCGCGCTGAAGAAGCCGGTGCCGGTCGCCTGGGTCTATCTCACCGGCTGGCAGGGGGCGGACGGGCAGGTCCAGTTCCGCGACGACATCTACGGGCTCGACACGCCGCAGGGCATCGTCACCTCGACGATCCAGCCGCGCAAGCCCAAGCCGAAGGCGGCGGCCCTCCCGCCGGCGCGCCCGGCCGCAGCGCCGGTGACGGCGAGCAACTGA
- a CDS encoding ATP F0F1 synthase subunit B (Produces ATP from ADP in the presence of a proton gradient across the membrane. Subunit B is part of the membrane proton channel.): protein MDTFWVGVALVIFLAILVKFGVPGAIVKALDARGEKVAQELAEARRLRQEAEKLLAEYDAKRKAAEAEAAGIIASAKEEAERLAGEAEAKLADFVARRTKAAEEKIAQAESQAEADVRAAAAEAATRAAETILRGQMAGKAGEAAFAAGLSEVKAKLN, encoded by the coding sequence ATGGATACGTTCTGGGTCGGCGTCGCGCTCGTCATCTTCCTCGCCATCCTGGTCAAGTTCGGCGTGCCGGGCGCGATCGTGAAGGCGCTCGACGCCCGCGGCGAGAAGGTCGCGCAGGAGCTGGCGGAAGCCCGCCGCCTGCGCCAGGAGGCCGAGAAGCTGCTCGCCGAATACGACGCCAAGCGCAAGGCCGCCGAGGCCGAGGCCGCCGGGATCATCGCCTCCGCCAAGGAGGAGGCCGAGCGCCTCGCGGGCGAAGCCGAGGCCAAGCTCGCGGACTTCGTCGCCCGCCGCACCAAGGCGGCCGAGGAGAAGATCGCCCAGGCCGAAAGCCAGGCCGAGGCCGATGTCCGCGCCGCGGCGGCCGAAGCCGCCACCAGGGCAGCCGAGACCATCCTGCGCGGCCAGATGGCCGGCAAGGCGGGCGAAGCCGCCTTCGCCGCCGGGCTCAGCGAGGTCAAGGCCAAGCTCAACTGA
- a CDS encoding F0F1 ATP synthase subunit B' encodes MPVRSSGFARQGWPLAVGSFAALLAGAAEASTPGLTGEKSSFPPFDPAHFASNLFWLALCFGALYWLMSRIALPRLGSIMEERASTIGRDLDHASQMQAKAEEMAQAYEKALAEARKNAQGIAQSAREAGAKASDVKRHATEADLAAKLAEAEATIARTKSDAMGNVRDLGSDVAAAIVTKLTGQAPKAGEAAAAVDQALAKG; translated from the coding sequence ATGCCGGTTCGATCTTCAGGGTTCGCGCGACAAGGATGGCCGCTGGCTGTCGGCTCGTTCGCCGCTCTGCTGGCGGGAGCGGCTGAAGCGTCCACGCCGGGTCTGACCGGCGAGAAATCGTCCTTTCCGCCCTTCGACCCCGCGCATTTCGCCAGCAACCTGTTCTGGCTCGCGCTCTGCTTCGGCGCGCTGTACTGGCTGATGTCCAGGATCGCGCTGCCGCGGCTCGGCTCCATCATGGAGGAGCGGGCGAGCACGATCGGCCGCGACCTCGACCACGCAAGCCAGATGCAGGCCAAGGCCGAGGAGATGGCGCAAGCCTATGAGAAGGCCCTGGCCGAGGCCCGCAAGAACGCCCAGGGCATCGCCCAGAGCGCGCGCGAAGCCGGCGCCAAGGCCAGCGACGTCAAGCGCCACGCCACCGAGGCGGATCTCGCCGCCAAGCTCGCCGAGGCCGAGGCGACCATCGCCAGGACCAAGTCCGACGCGATGGGCAATGTGCGCGATCTCGGCAGCGATGTCGCCGCGGCGATCGTCACCAAGCTGACCGGGCAGGCTCCCAAGGCCGGAGAGGCGGCGGCGGCTGTCGACCAGGCCCTGGCGAAGGGCTGA
- a CDS encoding F0F1 ATP synthase subunit C: protein MDPVAAKFIGAGLASLGMGLAAIGVGTIFGNFLSGALRNPSASDGQFPRAFIGAALAEGLGIFAFVVALVLLFVV from the coding sequence ATGGATCCTGTTGCAGCCAAGTTCATCGGCGCCGGCCTCGCCTCGCTCGGCATGGGCCTCGCCGCCATCGGCGTCGGCACCATCTTCGGCAACTTCCTCTCGGGCGCGCTGCGCAACCCCTCCGCCTCGGACGGCCAGTTCCCGCGCGCCTTCATCGGCGCGGCGCTCGCCGAAGGCCTGGGCATCTTCGCCTTCGTCGTCGCGCTCGTGCTGCTCTTCGTGGTCTGA
- a CDS encoding F0F1 ATP synthase subunit A, with product MAAGGGIDPIHQFHIAPIVELKPFGLDLSFTNTSLWMVIVIGVISAIMIYGSSQRAVVPGRLQSLAEMAYEFVAATMTGVMGKDGLRFFPFVFSLFMFVLASNLLGLLPGSFTVTSQIIVTAALALLVISIVVVYGVMKHGSHFFGLFVPSGVPGWLLPFMVLIETVSFLSRPVSLSLRLFGNMLAGHIALKVFGGFVVVLLGSGAVLNYAIAPLPLLLAVALTALEVLVAVLQAYVFAILTCVYLNDALHPGH from the coding sequence ATGGCGGCCGGCGGCGGAATCGATCCGATCCACCAATTCCACATCGCTCCCATCGTGGAGCTGAAGCCGTTCGGCCTCGATTTGTCCTTCACCAACACCTCGTTGTGGATGGTGATCGTCATCGGCGTCATCTCCGCGATCATGATCTATGGCTCGAGCCAGCGGGCGGTCGTTCCCGGCCGGCTGCAATCGCTCGCCGAGATGGCCTATGAATTCGTGGCCGCGACCATGACGGGCGTGATGGGCAAGGACGGCCTGCGGTTCTTCCCGTTCGTGTTCTCGCTGTTCATGTTCGTGCTGGCCTCGAACCTGCTCGGCCTGCTTCCCGGTTCCTTCACCGTCACCAGCCAGATCATCGTCACCGCCGCGCTGGCGCTGCTCGTCATCTCGATCGTGGTGGTCTACGGCGTGATGAAGCATGGTAGCCATTTCTTCGGCCTGTTCGTGCCGTCCGGCGTGCCCGGCTGGCTCCTGCCCTTCATGGTGCTGATCGAGACGGTCTCGTTCCTTTCGCGGCCGGTCTCGCTCTCGCTTCGTCTCTTCGGCAACATGCTCGCCGGCCATATCGCGCTCAAGGTCTTCGGCGGCTTCGTCGTCGTGCTGCTGGGCTCCGGCGCCGTGCTGAACTACGCCATCGCGCCGCTGCCGCTCTTGCTGGCGGTCGCGCTGACCGCGCTCGAGGTCCTGGTCGCCGTCCTGCAGGCTTACGTCTTCGCGATCCTGACCTGCGTCTATCTCAACGACGCGCTGCATCCCGGCCACTGA
- a CDS encoding AtpZ/AtpI family protein, translating to MSEPDPNASDPELRARLGSLKSAIQRAEANDKPGAGPAGEDKALAGAMSSGFRAATDLAGGIIAGALIGYLGDRWLGTSPFLLIAFVVIGTIAGLKAVYRLGSRPTSGSKGGPETH from the coding sequence ATGTCCGAACCCGACCCAAACGCCTCAGACCCGGAGTTGCGCGCAAGACTGGGTTCCCTGAAGTCCGCGATCCAGCGGGCCGAGGCGAACGATAAGCCGGGCGCGGGTCCGGCTGGAGAGGACAAGGCGCTCGCGGGCGCGATGTCCTCGGGCTTTCGCGCCGCGACGGATCTCGCAGGCGGCATCATCGCGGGCGCCCTGATCGGGTACCTCGGCGACCGGTGGCTGGGAACGTCCCCGTTCCTGCTGATCGCCTTCGTGGTGATCGGAACCATCGCCGGCCTGAAGGCCGTCTATCGGCTCGGTTCGCGTCCGACCTCAGGGTCGAAGGGCGGGCCGGAGACGCATTGA
- a CDS encoding ribonuclease HII: MPADFSRETLAIAAGRWPLAGIDEAGRGPLAGPVVAAAVILDPERVPAGLDDSKKLPAAIREELYGEIMERALAVSVASATAAEIDGVNIRQATLRAMCRAAAALPLAPLHVLVDGNDPPALACGCEAIIQGDGQIASIAAASIVAKVTRDRMMARLCRRYPAYGFSAHAGYATPQHRRAIAEHGPCPEHRYSFAPVKGVWFR, from the coding sequence ATGCCCGCCGATTTCAGCCGCGAAACGCTCGCCATCGCCGCCGGCCGCTGGCCGCTCGCCGGCATCGACGAGGCCGGGCGCGGGCCGCTCGCGGGGCCCGTGGTGGCGGCCGCCGTGATCCTCGATCCCGAGCGCGTGCCGGCCGGGCTCGACGATTCGAAGAAGCTGCCGGCGGCGATCCGCGAGGAGCTCTACGGCGAGATCATGGAGCGCGCGCTGGCGGTCTCGGTCGCCAGCGCCACGGCGGCCGAGATCGACGGCGTCAATATCCGCCAGGCGACGCTCAGGGCCATGTGCCGGGCCGCGGCGGCGCTGCCGCTCGCGCCTTTGCATGTGCTGGTCGACGGCAACGATCCCCCGGCGCTGGCCTGCGGCTGCGAGGCGATCATCCAGGGTGACGGGCAGATCGCCTCCATCGCCGCCGCCTCGATCGTCGCCAAGGTGACGCGCGACCGGATGATGGCGCGGCTGTGCCGGCGCTACCCGGCCTATGGCTTCTCCGCCCATGCCGGCTATGCGACGCCGCAGCACCGCCGCGCCATCGCCGAGCACGGCCCCTGCCCGGAGCATCGCTATTCCTTCGCGCCGGTGAAGGGCGTCTGGTTCCGGTAG
- a CDS encoding DsbA family protein: MTNRRQLLTGAAGIAAAALGLAPAARAQTKLPDAGPLGDVWLGSPDAKVTIVEYASLTCSHCAHFHATAWPELKRKYIDTGKVRFALREFPLDPLATAGFMLARCNGNDKFYPMTDLLFAQQKNWAFVEKPVDALSALVKQAGFTQDSFEACLKRQDIYDAVTVVKDGGAKVGVDSTPTFFVNGQKYSGALSIEEFDKILEPLLGK, translated from the coding sequence ATGACGAACAGGCGACAGCTCCTGACCGGCGCAGCCGGCATCGCCGCCGCCGCGCTTGGCCTGGCCCCCGCCGCGCGCGCCCAGACCAAGCTGCCCGATGCCGGCCCGCTCGGCGATGTCTGGCTCGGCTCGCCCGATGCCAAGGTCACCATCGTCGAATATGCTTCGCTGACCTGCTCGCACTGCGCGCATTTCCACGCCACGGCCTGGCCGGAGTTGAAGAGGAAATATATCGATACCGGCAAGGTGCGCTTCGCCCTGCGCGAATTCCCGCTCGATCCGCTGGCGACGGCCGGTTTCATGCTCGCCCGCTGCAACGGCAACGACAAGTTCTATCCGATGACCGATCTCTTGTTCGCGCAGCAGAAGAACTGGGCCTTCGTCGAGAAGCCGGTCGATGCGCTGTCGGCGCTGGTGAAGCAGGCCGGTTTCACGCAGGATTCCTTCGAGGCCTGCCTGAAGCGGCAGGACATCTACGACGCCGTCACGGTGGTGAAGGATGGCGGGGCCAAGGTCGGCGTGGATTCGACGCCGACATTTTTCGTCAACGGGCAGAAATATTCCGGTGCGCTCTCGATCGAAGAGTTCGACAAGATCCTGGAGCCGCTCCTCGGCAAGTGA